ACGCGCGCGCGGCGGTGGGCCACGCGCTGCGCCTGGGCGCGGACGGCGACTACGCGGCGGCGAAGACGGCGCTCCTGGACGCGTACTTGAACGGCCTGGAGCCGGTGGAGCCCAAGCTGCGCGGGCGCGACCCGGCGCTCACCCAGAAGCTGGAGGAGGCGTTCCTCCAGGCGCGGCTCGCCGCCGAGCACAAGAGCCCGCACCTCCAGGACGAGGGGCGTGAGCTGCTGTCGCTGCTGGACCAGGCGCGCAAGTCCACCGGCAGCACGACGGACGTGCTGTCCGTGGCGTGGCTCACGCTGCTCATCCTGCTGCGCGAGGGCTTCGAGGCGACCATCATCGTCACGGCGCTGCTCGCCGCGTTGAAGAAGATGAAGGCCATGGACCAGGTGCGCGTGGTGCACGCGGGCGTGGTGTCCGCGCTCATCGCGGGCGCCATCGCGTACATCGTCGGCCGCAAGCTGCTGGCCGGTGCGCAGCGCGAGTGGATGGAGGGCGTCACCGCGCTCGTCGCCGTGGCGATGCTGCTGTACGCGGCGCTGTGGCTCAACGCGCGCGCCAACGTGAGCCACTTCATGGGCGAGCTGCGCCAGAAGATGCAGGGCGCGCTGGGCAGGGGCAGCACGTTCGGCCTGTTCGCCATCGCGTTCACGTCCGTGCTGCGCGAGAGCTTCGAGACGGCCATCTTTCTCCAGGGCCTGGCGGTGGACTCCGCGGCGGGCGTGGCGTGGGGCGTGGTGGCGGGCATCGCGGCGCTGGCGCTGCTGGTGCTCTTCATCAACCGCATGGGCTACCGGCTGCCCATGAAGACGCTGTTCAACCTCTCCACGGTGGTGCTGGTGGTGACGGCGGTGATGCTGCTGGGCAAGGGCATCCACTCGCTGCAGGAGGTGGGCGCGCTGCCGCTGGTGCCGGTGCGCTTCCTCTACGTGGACATGCTGGGGGTGTACCCGGACGCCCTGTCGCTGGTGCCGCAGGCGCTGCTGGCCATGGCGCCGCTCGTCTACCGGGCCCTGCGCCGCCGGCCCCGCGTGGAGACGCCCGCCTCCGGGGACGGGGCGACGCCGACGCCGCCCTTGCGGTAGCGTGGGTCCTGGTGAAGCTCCCCCGTCTGTTCCCACTCCTCGCCCTGCTGCTCGTGTCGGGCCTGGCCTCCGCCCAGGAGGCCCCCCCCGAGCCGGCCCGGGCTCCCGCCGGGAGCCTCACGGCGCCACCGCTGGTGGGCGCGCCGGTCGAGGACGTGCCACCTCCCCCGGACGTCCCCCTGGAGGACAAGACGCCCACGCGCGCGTCCGTCACGCCGGAAGCCCTGCCGTCCCTGAAGGCCGCGCCCGCGAAGGACCCCGTGCCGCGCGTGGCGGTGGAGGTGCTGGGCGGCGCGGCGGGCGGCGTGGTGGGCGCGACGGTGCTGGGCTCCGTGGGCTACCTGCTGGGGTCCGCCACGGTGGGCTGTGACGAGTGCCTGGTGATGGCCGTCGCGGGCGCCGCGGCGGGAGGCCTCATCGGCATCCCGGTGGGCACGTACGCGGGCGGCCGGTTCATGGGCGGACGCGGACGCGTGGGCCCCACGGTGGCCGGGAGCATGGTGGGCTGGGGCGCGACGTTCCTGGCGCTCACGCTGGTGAACAGCGGCGGCACCGAAGCGCCCCCGGCCGTCAACGCGGCCCTCTTCATCCTGCCGGTGGTGGGCGCGAGCGCGGGCTTCGAACTGTCCCATGGCAAGGCGCTGCGCCTGGAGGCCGAGGAGCACGCCTCCTCCACGCCCTCCGTGAGCCTGATGCCCGTGGCCACCTACAGCAGCAAGGGCCCGCACCTGGGCCTGATGGGCAGCTTCTAGGCGTCCCCGCCGCGGCGGCTCAGGCCCCCACGCGGAACCAGGTGAAGGAGTCCTCGCGCACGCGGCCCTCTGCCACCAGCTTCTCCAGCGAGGCCAGGGCGCTGCGCTCCGCCACCGGGTGCAGGATGGGCGGCGTGTCCGCGTAGGCCGTGGCCACCACCTCCGCCAGCGTCGCGCCCGTCGCGGGCACCGCCTCCAGCACGAGGGCCTCGCGCTGGGCGCGGTGGCGCAGGTACTCGTTCAGCTTGCCCGGGCCGTCAGGCACCGGCGAGCCGTGCGCGGGGTACAGCGTGGTGACGGGCCAGTCGCGCAGCCGCTTCAGCTGCGCGAGGTAGTCCACCATGTTGCCTTCGGGTGGGTCGATGACGATGGAGCCCACGCTCGCCACCATGTCGCCCACGATGGCGGACTTGCTGCGTGAGTCCACCAGGCACACGTGCCCGCGCGCGTGCCCCGGCGTGTGCAGCACGTGCCAGCGCTGCACCAGGGGGCCGTCCAGGTTCAGCACCTCGCCGTCCTCCAGGAGCCGCTCCACCGGGAAGTCCAGCCGGTCCGCCGTGCGCGCGTGGCACCAGAGCGGGATGCCCAGCCGCTCCTTCACCGCGAACGCGCCGCCCACGTGGTCGCCGTGGTGGTGGGTGAGCACCACCGCCACCGGCCTCGCTCCTTCCGCCTTCAGGCCCGCCACCAGCGACAGCAGCTTCGCGTACTGCTTCACGTCCGACGAACCCGGGTCCACGATGAGCAGGTCGCCCGTGCCCAGCACGTACGCGTTCGTGTGCGTCGCCGGCGGCAGCGTGGGCGTCTCCAGCGCCACCACGCGCACGCCGCGCTGGAACTCGATGCGCTGGGCCACGTAGCCCGGGCAGTACGGCGGTGTGCACAGCTTCGCGCGCGCGTCGGCTTCGTCCGTGAACTCCGACAGCACCTGCAACGCGTGCTGAGCGGGCGGGTGCAGGAGCGCCGTGCCGTCGCTCCAGCGCGACAGCCCGTCCTCCGGGCGGATCCACGCCCCTTCCGTCAGCTCGCCGGGGATGATGCTCGCGGCGGCGCCCTCCGGCAGCTCCACCAGGTAGAAGCGCGTGTCGAAGCGCACCGGGATGGCCGGCGGCGTCACCCAGCGCCCCGCGGGCTTGAGGTCCTCCGCGCGTAAGCACAGCGTGTGGCGCACCAGCCACTCGCTCCACTTCACCGTGCCCGCGAGCAGCGCCGCGCGCCCCTCCTCCAGCGCCTGGGGCGACAGCGCGCGCGCCCCTTCCGCCACCAGCACGCCCGCCTCCTCGAACAGCTCGCGCGCCGCCGCGGACCTCAGCGCGGCCTCCTCGCCCTGCGCGCCCTGCACGGGCACGTCGTGGTCGTCGGGGTCCAGCTTGCCGCCGGGGAAGGCTTGGAAGCCCCCCGCGAAGGTGAGCGCGCGCTCGCGCTTCACCCAGAACACCTCCACGCCCGCATGCGCGCGGCGGAAGAGGATGACCACCGAGGAGGGCCGGGGCTCCACGGGGGTGTGGGGCCCGAAGAGGCCCATGCCGGGAAGGGGCTCGCTCATGGTTGCACCGTCGTCCTTCAGGATTGCGTCGTCTGGCCGAGCATCCGGCCCATCATCTCGCGCGCCCGCTCCGCCTGGTCCGGCCGGACGTAGAGCCGCGTCAGTCGCACCGCGCCACTGTAGCGCTGGTAGAGCGGCGTGTAGCGCGCCACCTCCGTCAGCCGCCCCGTGGACACGTCCAGGATGAACAGCCCCGGGTTGCCGCTGCCCCCGGAGGACCCCACGTACTTGCTGAGCGCCCCCTTGGACTGCACGGTGTAGTGCTCGAAGCCGCCGCTGGTGAGCGCGCTGTTGAGCACCTCCAGGTCGTAGCCCGTGTCGCGCTCCGTGAACTGCGCCAGCAGCTTGAAGCCCTGCCGGCGGCTGATGCGCTCCGCCCACCGGTTCTTCGACCGGCGCAGCGTGTACCAGAGCGCCGCGTCGTCGCAGAGCAGGAAGGCCTCCGGGTCGTGGGGAATCTCGAACTCGCCGGGCGTCTCCTCGTAGTACCGGCGCAGCATGTGGTCGAAGTTCACCGACGTGTGGTGCAGGTACACCGACACGAACATGTGGTAGCGGCTGAGCAGGAAGTCCTCGAACGCGAACGCCGCCGCGCGCGACAGGGCCAGCACCGCCCGCCCGTCCTTCACCGCCGGGTTCAGGTTGGAGACGATCCAATCCATGTCGTACCGGCCGTAGTTCACGCCCGTGTAGAACGAGTCGCGCAGCAGGTAGTCCATCCGGTCCGCGTCCAGTTCCCCGGAGACGATGGCGCGCAACAGCGGCGTCCAGTCCACGCCCTGGTGCGTGAAGCCCGGGTCCCTGGGCGGCTTCGCGCCGGTGATCAGCGCCACCGCCGCCATGGGGGTGATGCCGCGCGGGCCGAACTCCTTCTGGATGATGTCCGTCAGCGAGCTGTCCAGGAGCAGCTTCGCCGTGTAGTCCTCGTGGGTCGCCTGCTCCCCTTCCGCCACGGAGTCCAGCCAGCCGGGCAGCCGCAGCAGCGACCGCCGGGGCGCGATGCGCTCGGACGCGTGGGAGAAGGGCATGTGCCCCAGGTCGTGGCAGAGCACCGCCAGGCGCACGGCGGTGCAGAAATGTTCACGCACATCGTCCGGCAGGTCGGACCGGCTGGCCACGGCGTTGAAGACGCGCGAGGCGACGTACATGGCGCCCAGGCTGTGCGCGTGGCGGGTGTGGGTCGCGCCGGGGAAGGCCAGGTCCCCGAAGCCCAGCTGCCGCACGTAGCGCAGGCGCTGGTAGAAGCGGCTGTCGATGACGGCCTTCTCCGGGTCGCTCACCGGGATGACGCCGTGGATGGGGTCGCGAATCCGCATGTCGTCCTTGCCGGGCGCCTGCTCACCCAAGAAGCCCGGAACTGCTCCTACAGGTCACCCACCGTAGCGCATACCCTGACAGGCGGTAGCCCTGTGAGGGGCCGACCGGCCACCACGTCACAGGCTGGGAAGGTCCCTGGGGACGTGCTAACCCTCGGGTCACTCCGAATGCACATCATCCTGCTGCACAATCGTGACCACGACCTCCTCGAGGACGACCCCGGGCGCGAAGCCCGCGAGGACGTGGTCCGGGTGGCCGAGAGCCTGGCCCACGCGCTGAGCCGGGACGGCGTGAACGCCGAGCCGCTCGCCATCGAAGGCGACAAGCTGGACTTCATGGAGGCCCTGCGCTTCCTCCAGCCCGACCTCGTGGTGAACCTCTGCGAGTCGCTGGCCGCCGACAGCCGCGGGGAGATGGCCGTCCCTTGCCTCCTGGACGCGCTGGGGCTGCCGTACACCGGCTCGTCCGCCCTGTCGCTGGGGCTGGCGCTGCACAAGCCCAAGGCCAAGGACATCCTGCGCGCCCACGGCGTCTCCACGCCCGCCTCCTTCCTGGTGAAGAAGCGCGAGGACGCACTGGCGGTGGACCTGCCGTGGCCCCTCATCGTGAAGCCCGCGCGCGAGGACGCCAGCGTGGGCATGGACTTCGACTCCGTGGTGACGGAGCGCTCGGCGCTCGTGCGGGCGTGCGAGTCCGTGCTGCGCACCTTCCACCAGCCCGCGCTCGTGGAGCAGTTCATCGCGGGACGGGAGGTCTACGTTCCGCTGTTGGGCAACAGCCCCCGCCAGGCGCTGCCGCTCACGGAGATCCACTTCGGCCGCGCGTTCGACAACCGGCCGAACATCGTGTCGTACCGGGCCAAGTGGGAGGAGGCGTCGCCGGAGTACCGGGACTCGCCCACGGGGCCCTGCCGGCTCGACGCAGTGCAGGAAGCGCGTTGCATCCAGACGGCGCTGGAAGCATTTGCAGCGCTGGACTGCCAGGACTATGGACGCGTGGACCTTCGGGTGTCGCCCGAGGGTGTGCCGTACGTCATCGACATCAACCCCAACTGCGACCTTCACCCAGGCGCGGGGTTCGCGAAGGCGGCGCAGGCCGCCGGCATGGACTACGCGACCCTGGCCTCGCGACTCGTGGAGGTCGCTCTCGAAAGAGCCCATGGAAATCCGCACACTCGAAAGAAAGGACCGGGAACCGCTCGCCGCGCTGATCCGGCGAATCGAAACCTTCTCGCAGGAGGAGCAGGACTGCGCCATCGAGCTGGTTGACACCGCGCTCACCGCGGGCAACCGCGACTACACCATCCTGGTGGCGGACCGCGGGCAGGACGGGGGCGGGCTGGTGGGCTACTGCTGCTACGGCCCCACGCCGATGACGGAGAACACCTTCGACCTGTACTGGATCGCCTCCGCGCCGGAAGTCCGGGGCCAGGGCATCGGCGCGGGGCTCGTCTCCGCCATGGAGGCCGACCTGCGCCGCCGCAAGGCGCGCATCATCCGCGTGGAGACGAGCGCCACGGAGGCCTACGGCCCCACGCGCGGCTTCTACGCGTCCATGAAGTACGGCGAGGAAGCCCGCATCAAGGACTTCTACAAGCAGGGCGACGACCTCATCATCCTGACCAAGCGCCTGTAGTCCCCCGCCAGGAGCGGGCAGATGCCATCCATGAACCGACCGATGCGACGCACCCGTCTGGGATTGTTGAGCCTGCTCGCCCTGCTGACAGGGGCACCCTCCCCCGCCTGGGCCCAGGCGCCCGCCGCGCTGAAGAACCAGGCGAAGGCCGCGGCGGCCAAGGCCCAGGCGAAGACGCCCGGCGCCCCGCAGGCGCAGGAGCAGCTTTCCGACGTGCTGAAGGCCCCGCGCCCCAAGGGCGGCGAGTACTTCGGCCTGTACCTGATGGACAAGAAGGTGGGCTGGTTCTTCACCGACCTGACGGCGCTGCCGGGCAACAAGGTGCAGAGCATCAACGAGCTCATCTTCAAGGCGCAGGTGGGCACGCGCGTGTCGGAGCGCGTGCACCGCGAGGTGCGCGTCTACGAAGCGAAGCCGGGCGGCAAGCTCCTCTCCTTCACCGTCACGCAGAAGGGCGACGGCGGGGACAACGAGCTGGTGGGCACCGTGACGGGCGACTCCTTGCGCGTGGTGCGCAAGCGCCCGGGCCAGCCGGATGAAGTGCTCAAGCCGCTGCCCCTGCCCAAGGAGACGGTGGAGGACGCGGACCAGGCGCGCGTGGCGCTCCTGCGCGGCCAGAAGGTGGAGGGCGTCGCGCTGGACGGCACGGACCTGGAGGGCTACCGCACCGTCACCACGGTGGAGGCGCCCGAGGAGCAGATGCTGGGCGGCGTGAAGGTGAAGCTGTCGCGGGTGAGCACGCTGTCGGACAAGGAGAAGGTGCCGGTGGCGGCCTTCCTGACGACGGACGGCAAGATGGTGCGGGTGGACTTCGGCCAGACGATGCAGGCGCGCGCCGAGTCGGAGACGGTGGCGAAGCGGCTGGACCTGGTGGAGGTGTTCGGCCTCACGCGCGTGGTGCTGCCGCAGCCCCTGCCCGCGAAGGCGCGCGAGGTGCCCGGCCAGGTGAAGCTGGTGATGAAGAACCTGCCGGAGAAGTTCCAGCAGGACACGTACCGGCAGAAGTACCACCGGCTGCCGGACGGCCGCGTGGAGGTCACGCTGATGGCGGCGCCGCCTTCGCCCAAGGGCCGCCTGCCCCGGCCGGTGGCGGATCCGGACAAGGGGGAGAACCTCAAGTCCACGCTCGCGGTGGAGGCGGACGCGCCGGCCATCAAGGCGCAGGCCAGGAGCATCATCCGCGACGAGAAGGACGCGTACACGGCGGCGCGGATGCTGTCCGCGTGGGTGTACAGCAACCTGCAGAAGGACTACGGCGCCAGCGCGGACCGGGCCACGGACGTGCTGCGCCAGAAGAAGGGCGACTGCACGGAGCACTCGCTGCTCACGGTGGCGATGCTGCGCGCGTCCGGCATCCCCGCCCGCCGCGTGGACGGCGTCATCTACATGGTGAACTCCGACGGCGTGCCCGCGCTGTACTGGCACGAGTGGGTGGAGGCCTACGTGGGCGAGTGGACCCAGCTGGACCCCACCTTCAACCAGCCCGTCGCGGACGCCACCCACTTCTACGTGGGCTACGAGGGCAACGCGGAGATCACGCCCCTCATCGGGGCGTTGCAGGTAACGGACGTGAAGTAGTCACGGTGCCGCGTCCCCCGGCCTTCTTCAGTGGCCCGGGGCCGCGACCAGTCGCTCCGCGAGCAGGCCCGCTTCCGTGATGGGCCGCTCGCAGACGAAGCCGCGGCAGAGGTACGCGGCGCCCTTGCCTTCCACCGGCTCGCGCCCCTCGAAGAGCTCCTGGAGGCGCGCGGGCGGCGGGACGCTGGTGTCGTGCCAGCCGAAGGAGAACACCGGCGCGTAGGTGCGATTCGCGGACGCCAGCAGCGGGGCCACCGCCTCGCGCGAGCCCGCGAAGGTGACGCCCGACGCGCCGTCCAGCAGCGAGTCCGCCGCGAGCGCCAGGTGGCCGTAGCCCATGGGGTTTCGCACCAGCTGATCATGCAGCTTGGCCACGTAGTGCTCCGGGTGGTCCAGGTGGCACACGTCGCCGGTGAGCGCGGAGAGCGTCACCTGCGCCTCGGTGAGCGTGGACGCGCCGGCCGGGAAGGCGTTGTCGAAGAGGCAGTAGGCCGCCACCACCAGGTCCTTCTGTCCCCGGGGCGCGGAGAGGTACGCCTGCTTCTCCTCGTCCCAGAACAGCTCCACCGCGCGGTGCGCGAGCGCGTCCGCCGCGTCCAGGTACTTCGCGTCGAACGTCGCCTGGTAGAGCGCGGTGAGCCCCGCGGCGAAGTCGCCGTAGTCCTCCAGGAAGCCGTCGATGCGGCCCTGGCCGTGCTGGTACGAGCGCAACAGCCGCTTGCCGTCCCACATGTTCGCGAGCACGAAGTCCGCCGCGTTCGCCGCGAGCTTCGCCCAGTCCGGGCGGTTGAACACACGTGACGCCAGCGCGAGCCCGCGGATCATCAGCCCGTTCCAGCCCGCCAGGATCTTGTCGTCGCGGCCCGGCTTCACGCGCTGCTCGCGCAGGAGGAAGAGGACACGGCGCGCCTCCGCCAGCTCCTTCTCCACCGCGTCCACGGGACGGCCCTGCTCCTTCGCGAGCTGCTCCACGGGGACGACGACCTCCAGCACCGTGGCGCCGTGCTCGAAGTTGCCGCCGGGCTTGATGCCGAAGTGGCGCAGCACGGTGTCCGCCTGCTGACCCACGGCCAGGGCCGCGCGGACCTCCTCGGGGCGCCAGACGAAGAACTTCCCCTCCTCGCCCTCGCTGTCCGCGTCCTGCGTGGCGTAGAAGCCGCCGGCCGGGTCGGTCATCTCACGGCGGACGTACGCGACGGTCTCCTCCACCACCTTGCGCCAGAGCGGCCGTGACTCCACCTGCTCCGCCTCCGAGTACAGGTGCAGGAGCTGGGCGTTGTCGTAGAGCATCTTCTCGAAGTGGGGCACCAGCCAGCGCTCGTCCACGGAGTAGCGGTGGAAGCCGCCGCCCAGCTGGTCGTAGATGCCGCCCAGGGCCATGCGCTCCAGCGTGCGGAACACCGCCGCCTTCAGGGGCTCGCCGCCGCCACGGCGCCACGCGCGCAGGAGCAGCGCGACGTTCATGGGGTTGGGGAACT
This genomic stretch from Corallococcus caeni harbors:
- a CDS encoding MBL fold metallo-hydrolase, producing MSEPLPGMGLFGPHTPVEPRPSSVVILFRRAHAGVEVFWVKRERALTFAGGFQAFPGGKLDPDDHDVPVQGAQGEEAALRSAAARELFEEAGVLVAEGARALSPQALEEGRAALLAGTVKWSEWLVRHTLCLRAEDLKPAGRWVTPPAIPVRFDTRFYLVELPEGAAASIIPGELTEGAWIRPEDGLSRWSDGTALLHPPAQHALQVLSEFTDEADARAKLCTPPYCPGYVAQRIEFQRGVRVVALETPTLPPATHTNAYVLGTGDLLIVDPGSSDVKQYAKLLSLVAGLKAEGARPVAVVLTHHHGDHVGGAFAVKERLGIPLWCHARTADRLDFPVERLLEDGEVLNLDGPLVQRWHVLHTPGHARGHVCLVDSRSKSAIVGDMVASVGSIVIDPPEGNMVDYLAQLKRLRDWPVTTLYPAHGSPVPDGPGKLNEYLRHRAQREALVLEAVPATGATLAEVVATAYADTPPILHPVAERSALASLEKLVAEGRVREDSFTWFRVGA
- a CDS encoding GNAT family N-acetyltransferase — its product is MEIRTLERKDREPLAALIRRIETFSQEEQDCAIELVDTALTAGNRDYTILVADRGQDGGGLVGYCCYGPTPMTENTFDLYWIASAPEVRGQGIGAGLVSAMEADLRRRKARIIRVETSATEAYGPTRGFYASMKYGEEARIKDFYKQGDDLIILTKRL
- a CDS encoding HD domain-containing protein, which codes for MRIRDPIHGVIPVSDPEKAVIDSRFYQRLRYVRQLGFGDLAFPGATHTRHAHSLGAMYVASRVFNAVASRSDLPDDVREHFCTAVRLAVLCHDLGHMPFSHASERIAPRRSLLRLPGWLDSVAEGEQATHEDYTAKLLLDSSLTDIIQKEFGPRGITPMAAVALITGAKPPRDPGFTHQGVDWTPLLRAIVSGELDADRMDYLLRDSFYTGVNYGRYDMDWIVSNLNPAVKDGRAVLALSRAAAFAFEDFLLSRYHMFVSVYLHHTSVNFDHMLRRYYEETPGEFEIPHDPEAFLLCDDAALWYTLRRSKNRWAERISRRQGFKLLAQFTERDTGYDLEVLNSALTSGGFEHYTVQSKGALSKYVGSSGGSGNPGLFILDVSTGRLTEVARYTPLYQRYSGAVRLTRLYVRPDQAERAREMMGRMLGQTTQS
- a CDS encoding thioredoxin domain-containing protein codes for the protein MDDRPPSGKTNRLAQEPSPYLRQHATNPVDWYPWGDEALARARAENKPILLSVGYSACHWCHVMAHESFEDPDIARLMNEGFINIKVDREERPDLDQIYQGVVQLMGQGGGWPLTVFLTPDLRPFYGGTYFPPSDRYGRPGFPRLLSALRDAWVNKASDIEEQASRFQEGLGELSTHGLDAAPAHLSAEDIVAMGQSMLKRMDPVNGGFGNAPKFPNPMNVALLLRAWRRGGGEPLKAAVFRTLERMALGGIYDQLGGGFHRYSVDERWLVPHFEKMLYDNAQLLHLYSEAEQVESRPLWRKVVEETVAYVRREMTDPAGGFYATQDADSEGEEGKFFVWRPEEVRAALAVGQQADTVLRHFGIKPGGNFEHGATVLEVVVPVEQLAKEQGRPVDAVEKELAEARRVLFLLREQRVKPGRDDKILAGWNGLMIRGLALASRVFNRPDWAKLAANAADFVLANMWDGKRLLRSYQHGQGRIDGFLEDYGDFAAGLTALYQATFDAKYLDAADALAHRAVELFWDEEKQAYLSAPRGQKDLVVAAYCLFDNAFPAGASTLTEAQVTLSALTGDVCHLDHPEHYVAKLHDQLVRNPMGYGHLALAADSLLDGASGVTFAGSREAVAPLLASANRTYAPVFSFGWHDTSVPPPARLQELFEGREPVEGKGAAYLCRGFVCERPITEAGLLAERLVAAPGH
- a CDS encoding GlsB/YeaQ/YmgE family stress response membrane protein; protein product: MKLPRLFPLLALLLVSGLASAQEAPPEPARAPAGSLTAPPLVGAPVEDVPPPPDVPLEDKTPTRASVTPEALPSLKAAPAKDPVPRVAVEVLGGAAGGVVGATVLGSVGYLLGSATVGCDECLVMAVAGAAAGGLIGIPVGTYAGGRFMGGRGRVGPTVAGSMVGWGATFLALTLVNSGGTEAPPAVNAALFILPVVGASAGFELSHGKALRLEAEEHASSTPSVSLMPVATYSSKGPHLGLMGSF
- a CDS encoding cytochrome c/FTR1 family iron permease; translation: MKHAAALSLCLLFALSSSARAEAPASDEGRTWHRLVGILQYLQADYPAAVSSKSEFELTEQKSFAAEALSAAKDLGPAAATFVPRVEAIQARVNEAADPEGVSRDCGELVESLVLAGGLARSPRVAPDLEHGKQLFQANCSACHGAEGKADVSIAATMEPRPADFHDPELMEDGLTPYKAFNTTSFGVPGTAMPAYPTLTEDDRWSLAFFVFTLRQPPCQGEPPNVSLERLATSTDAELAKAFGADKVACLRQNMPDADEEKVLLNARAAVGHALRLGADGDYAAAKTALLDAYLNGLEPVEPKLRGRDPALTQKLEEAFLQARLAAEHKSPHLQDEGRELLSLLDQARKSTGSTTDVLSVAWLTLLILLREGFEATIIVTALLAALKKMKAMDQVRVVHAGVVSALIAGAIAYIVGRKLLAGAQREWMEGVTALVAVAMLLYAALWLNARANVSHFMGELRQKMQGALGRGSTFGLFAIAFTSVLRESFETAIFLQGLAVDSAAGVAWGVVAGIAALALLVLFINRMGYRLPMKTLFNLSTVVLVVTAVMLLGKGIHSLQEVGALPLVPVRFLYVDMLGVYPDALSLVPQALLAMAPLVYRALRRRPRVETPASGDGATPTPPLR
- a CDS encoding transglutaminase-like domain-containing protein, producing MRRTRLGLLSLLALLTGAPSPAWAQAPAALKNQAKAAAAKAQAKTPGAPQAQEQLSDVLKAPRPKGGEYFGLYLMDKKVGWFFTDLTALPGNKVQSINELIFKAQVGTRVSERVHREVRVYEAKPGGKLLSFTVTQKGDGGDNELVGTVTGDSLRVVRKRPGQPDEVLKPLPLPKETVEDADQARVALLRGQKVEGVALDGTDLEGYRTVTTVEAPEEQMLGGVKVKLSRVSTLSDKEKVPVAAFLTTDGKMVRVDFGQTMQARAESETVAKRLDLVEVFGLTRVVLPQPLPAKAREVPGQVKLVMKNLPEKFQQDTYRQKYHRLPDGRVEVTLMAAPPSPKGRLPRPVADPDKGENLKSTLAVEADAPAIKAQARSIIRDEKDAYTAARMLSAWVYSNLQKDYGASADRATDVLRQKKGDCTEHSLLTVAMLRASGIPARRVDGVIYMVNSDGVPALYWHEWVEAYVGEWTQLDPTFNQPVADATHFYVGYEGNAEITPLIGALQVTDVK
- a CDS encoding D-alanine--D-alanine ligase family protein gives rise to the protein MHIILLHNRDHDLLEDDPGREAREDVVRVAESLAHALSRDGVNAEPLAIEGDKLDFMEALRFLQPDLVVNLCESLAADSRGEMAVPCLLDALGLPYTGSSALSLGLALHKPKAKDILRAHGVSTPASFLVKKREDALAVDLPWPLIVKPAREDASVGMDFDSVVTERSALVRACESVLRTFHQPALVEQFIAGREVYVPLLGNSPRQALPLTEIHFGRAFDNRPNIVSYRAKWEEASPEYRDSPTGPCRLDAVQEARCIQTALEAFAALDCQDYGRVDLRVSPEGVPYVIDINPNCDLHPGAGFAKAAQAAGMDYATLASRLVEVALERAHGNPHTRKKGPGTARRADPANRNLLAGGAGLRHRAG